A single genomic interval of Brevibacillus brevis harbors:
- a CDS encoding UbiD family decarboxylase has translation MYQNLEECILDLERHGHLVRIREEVDPYLEMAAIHLKVYEAGGPALLFENVKGSKFRAVSNLFGTIERSKFIFRSTWQAAENIIAMRNDPMKALKQPFKNIGNGFAALKALPAKKSTSMPVTAQEISITDLPLIQSWPMDGGAFVTLPQIYSEDPDKPGIMNSNLGMYRVQLTGNEYEVNKEIGLHYQIHRGIGVHQAKATKMGMPLKVSCFVGGPPAHTLSAVMPLPEGLSEITFAGLLSGRRFHYSYIDGYCVSNDADFVITGDIYPEDTKPEGPFGDHLGYYSLIHPFPVMKVKKVYAKPNAIWPFTVVGRPPQEDTSFGQLIHELTGDAIKQEIPGVKEVHAVDAAGVHPLLFAIGSERYTPYQQVKQPTEMLTIANRILGTGQLSLAKYLFITAEENRPLTTHDEVDFLTYILERIDLHRDVHFYTNTTIDTLDYSGTGLNSGSKVVLAAYGDQERELCKEVPDELKDLREFENARLIMPGVVSIQGPAFIDYASAQQQLQNLCDAIQARGPLPSCPMIILCDDSTFMSASLQNFLWATFTRSNPSHDIYGVNSYYENKHWGCDNLIIDARTKPHQAPPLVPDPTVEKNIERLFVKGASLGGIL, from the coding sequence ATGTATCAGAATTTAGAAGAGTGCATCCTTGACTTGGAAAGGCACGGACATTTGGTCCGTATTCGCGAAGAAGTAGATCCCTATCTGGAAATGGCCGCGATTCATTTGAAGGTGTACGAAGCTGGGGGACCAGCCTTGCTGTTTGAAAATGTAAAAGGCTCAAAATTTCGTGCGGTATCCAATCTTTTTGGCACAATCGAGCGCAGCAAATTTATTTTTAGAAGCACCTGGCAAGCCGCTGAAAATATCATCGCCATGCGTAATGATCCGATGAAAGCGCTAAAGCAGCCATTTAAAAATATCGGGAACGGCTTTGCTGCACTGAAGGCTTTGCCTGCAAAAAAATCGACTAGCATGCCCGTAACTGCACAGGAAATTAGCATAACTGACTTACCACTCATCCAAAGCTGGCCAATGGATGGCGGAGCTTTTGTTACGCTGCCCCAAATCTATTCAGAAGATCCGGACAAGCCTGGAATCATGAATTCCAATTTGGGTATGTACCGAGTGCAGTTGACTGGTAATGAGTATGAAGTAAACAAAGAAATTGGCTTGCACTATCAAATCCATCGCGGAATCGGTGTCCACCAAGCCAAAGCGACGAAAATGGGGATGCCGCTAAAAGTAAGCTGTTTCGTTGGCGGGCCACCAGCACATACCTTATCGGCGGTAATGCCATTGCCAGAAGGTTTGAGCGAAATTACTTTTGCTGGCTTGCTATCTGGGCGTCGTTTTCACTACAGCTATATCGATGGCTACTGCGTAAGCAATGATGCGGATTTTGTGATCACAGGAGATATTTATCCTGAAGATACGAAGCCAGAAGGACCATTCGGCGACCATCTGGGCTATTACAGTCTGATTCATCCATTCCCTGTGATGAAGGTAAAGAAAGTGTATGCCAAGCCGAATGCCATCTGGCCATTCACGGTTGTGGGCCGTCCGCCACAAGAAGATACGTCGTTCGGTCAACTGATTCACGAGTTAACGGGCGATGCGATCAAGCAAGAAATCCCGGGTGTAAAAGAAGTCCACGCAGTAGATGCTGCTGGCGTACATCCGTTGCTGTTTGCCATCGGAAGCGAGCGATATACGCCTTATCAGCAAGTTAAACAGCCGACGGAGATGCTCACCATTGCCAACCGCATTTTAGGGACGGGCCAATTGAGCTTGGCCAAGTATTTATTCATTACCGCTGAAGAAAATCGACCATTGACGACGCATGATGAAGTTGATTTTTTGACCTATATTTTGGAGAGAATCGATTTGCATCGCGATGTTCATTTTTATACGAACACGACTATTGATACGCTGGATTATTCGGGAACGGGCTTAAACAGCGGCAGTAAGGTTGTCCTCGCTGCTTACGGCGATCAGGAACGCGAGCTGTGCAAAGAGGTGCCGGATGAGCTGAAGGATTTGCGAGAGTTTGAGAACGCCCGCTTGATTATGCCAGGTGTGGTGTCGATCCAAGGTCCTGCTTTTATCGATTACGCGAGCGCCCAGCAGCAATTACAGAATCTGTGTGACGCGATTCAAGCGAGAGGGCCGCTCCCGTCTTGCCCGATGATCATCCTTTGCGATGATAGTACCTTCATGAGCGCGTCGCTACAAAACTTCCTGTGGGCAACCTTCACCCGAAGCAATCCATCCCACGACATTTACGGTGTGAACAGCTACTATGAGAACAAGCATTGGGGGTGCGATAATTTGATCATTGATGCGCGTACCAAGCCCCATCAAGCACCACCATTGGTACCAGACCCAACTGTTGAGAAAAATATCGAGCGACTATTTGTCAAAGGGGCGAGCCTGGGAGGAATCCTGTAA
- a CDS encoding YjjG family noncanonical pyrimidine nucleotidase: MRYQVILFDVDDTLLDFKKTEENALQKTFSQFGLATGSSDYGAVYKEISKGLWEDLEKGRITLAELGVERFRRLFKAVQLDVDAEAFGSAYLESLGKEVHLVPGAVELCNSLQDCRLVIITNGFASVQTARIAASPLCNTFEHLIISEEVGYKKPDREIFEYAFSKLQWTEKANVLMVGDSLTSDIQGGVQYGIDTCWFNPFGKENQTSIHPTYEIRELSELQEIVRKGNVNL; this comes from the coding sequence ATGCGCTATCAAGTCATATTATTCGATGTAGATGATACACTTCTCGACTTCAAAAAGACAGAAGAAAATGCACTGCAAAAGACGTTTTCCCAATTTGGACTCGCTACGGGATCGTCTGATTATGGAGCGGTTTACAAAGAGATCAGTAAAGGATTGTGGGAGGATTTAGAAAAGGGGCGGATCACTCTAGCAGAGCTGGGCGTAGAGAGATTTCGAAGACTTTTCAAAGCTGTTCAGCTAGACGTCGATGCAGAGGCTTTCGGCAGCGCCTATCTCGAATCCTTGGGCAAAGAAGTGCATTTGGTACCGGGAGCGGTTGAATTGTGCAACAGTTTGCAGGATTGCCGCTTGGTGATCATTACGAATGGGTTCGCCTCTGTTCAAACGGCAAGAATTGCCGCTTCACCGCTTTGTAACACGTTTGAACACCTGATTATTTCCGAAGAGGTCGGCTATAAGAAGCCGGATCGGGAAATTTTTGAATACGCGTTTTCCAAACTGCAATGGACGGAGAAGGCGAACGTACTGATGGTGGGAGATTCGTTGACTTCTGATATACAAGGGGGAGTCCAATACGGGATCGATACGTGCTGGTTCAATCCATTTGGCAAGGAAAATCAGACGAGCATTCATCCAACGTACGAAATCAGAGAACTGAGCGAGCTTCAAGAAATTGTGCGGAAGGGTAACGTGAATTTGTAG
- a CDS encoding glycine-rich SFCGS family protein produces the protein MSKVKIVIGDRLGKGQNIAKGIEAAGGTAIVIPGVGADMKVGDVMVSESADLGLSFCGSGGAGALTAKTKYGFPVEYGLRSVDAGITALRSGKKVIGFGFMDTEELGRRMVEEYIKLGGK, from the coding sequence ATGTCTAAGGTAAAAATCGTGATTGGTGATCGTCTTGGAAAAGGACAGAACATCGCAAAAGGAATCGAAGCTGCTGGCGGGACCGCGATCGTCATTCCAGGTGTTGGCGCTGATATGAAGGTAGGAGATGTCATGGTCAGTGAAAGTGCAGACCTCGGGCTGTCCTTTTGCGGAAGTGGTGGGGCTGGGGCACTGACTGCCAAGACCAAGTATGGTTTTCCGGTCGAGTACGGCTTGCGCTCCGTAGATGCTGGTATTACTGCCTTGCGTAGCGGCAAAAAAGTGATCGGCTTTGGCTTCATGGATACAGAAGAGCTGGGCAGACGCATGGTGGAAGAATACATTAAGCTGGGAGGGAAGTAA
- a CDS encoding amidohydrolase/deacetylase family metallohydrolase produces the protein MKVDLLIHNGRVIDPSQNLNGHYDLAIREGRIVGLYEKGKTTDDQGMNLEGKETIDAEGYVVTPGLIDLHAHVFPTKTSLGVAADRVGVEQGVTTVVDAGSVGLWSFDAFLEEAVDPSVTRVLAFLNISGDGLCTGGGELADMSRLTPREAAALIRKQPLLRGIKARMSGSVVKKNGIQPLLIAKEAAREAGVPMMVHIGNAPPKLTEILPLLDRGDVVTHAFHGKKGGMFDERGELIPEAQDALERGVLLDIGHGEASFSFQTLRHAQAQGIMPHVISTDVHQRNVDGPVHSLTHTLTKFLAMGYSLDDVIAASTLAPARILGLENEIGTLKVGACADVSILQIKKEPTILTDSEQETVETKERVVAYQAITSGKVLTCK, from the coding sequence GTGAAAGTGGATCTACTCATACACAACGGACGGGTCATTGATCCTTCCCAGAACCTGAACGGGCACTATGATCTTGCCATTCGGGAAGGGCGGATCGTTGGGTTGTATGAGAAAGGGAAGACAACCGATGATCAAGGGATGAATCTGGAGGGCAAGGAGACGATCGATGCAGAAGGATATGTGGTGACACCTGGTCTGATCGATCTGCACGCTCACGTTTTTCCGACAAAGACGAGCTTGGGCGTAGCCGCGGATCGGGTCGGGGTCGAGCAAGGAGTGACAACTGTAGTAGATGCTGGCAGTGTCGGGCTCTGGTCATTTGATGCTTTTCTTGAAGAAGCCGTGGATCCTTCTGTTACTCGTGTTCTGGCATTTCTGAACATTTCAGGGGATGGCTTGTGCACAGGCGGCGGGGAGCTCGCAGACATGTCGCGGTTAACCCCGAGAGAAGCCGCAGCCCTCATAAGAAAACAACCGCTATTACGAGGGATAAAAGCCCGCATGAGCGGTTCTGTCGTCAAGAAAAACGGGATACAACCTTTACTCATAGCCAAGGAAGCGGCGAGAGAAGCGGGTGTACCGATGATGGTGCACATTGGAAACGCTCCGCCAAAACTCACGGAAATATTGCCTCTACTAGACCGAGGAGACGTGGTGACACATGCGTTTCACGGGAAAAAAGGAGGAATGTTCGACGAACGAGGCGAGTTGATTCCAGAGGCGCAAGACGCATTGGAGAGGGGAGTTTTACTCGATATCGGGCACGGCGAAGCGAGCTTTAGTTTTCAAACACTGCGTCATGCGCAGGCCCAAGGTATTATGCCACATGTCATTAGCACAGATGTTCACCAGCGCAACGTTGATGGTCCAGTGCACAGCTTGACGCACACACTTACGAAGTTTCTCGCCATGGGCTACTCGCTCGACGATGTGATTGCGGCGAGTACGCTTGCGCCCGCACGAATTCTTGGGCTAGAAAACGAGATCGGGACGTTGAAAGTAGGAGCATGCGCGGACGTATCCATATTGCAGATAAAAAAAGAGCCGACAATTTTGACCGACAGTGAACAAGAAACGGTGGAGACAAAGGAAAGAGTAGTGGCTTATCAAGCGATTACTTCGGGAAAGGTACTGACATGCAAATGA
- a CDS encoding BglG family transcription antiterminator, translating to MVFLTTRSHALLKVILDSYYPLKIKDVARDFQVSERTVKYDLDNVRQWLKERNVILHSQPNKGLWITEEQEHRNALKENLQSNDSKTLILPQKDRVKHFLFILLLSEGYQRMNDLADHMGVSRNTVVADVKDAEKLLDGWRLELVTKQRYGVRVDGSERHKRYALENLIHDLLDGIDMYRMVQGMFLENGQEARTGPLLEKWLISRTELGEIIYSIKAWMNAAAETLADRALISLLIRLCIVVHRVQRGQLVTADDAEMGEARHWSGYELFSHEVRALCQRLNVDIPEHEIAYACLPLLGTEQVPREARAGRIVLDVFQATKELTEAVSSRMLAPLYEDQELVRLLFAHLDDSLNRYRQGVLFANPLTEEIRRSYARMFDAVKRSCEEVFWHRGVYWLDADIAYFVLHFQAGYDRWLEQKKADALVVCGTGRGTSRFLKTYLESELRSLRVVGLCSSTEVEKYLASRRVDVIISVLPIKAEVPVVIVSPLPTRQDINQIQNCLEALQVEDGNRQQAVNSRKEAWFPTLTADLNPSDLPVVERLSQDVICKGYEISQKIVTAFREYVTEQTASGLSLHLLLMVNRLAFGSPYQEEWESSAEAESKEWKAWREKLNQLMAEANLQVPPSEVTAIMRYFSGKGTVESESGSTHTQRTGH from the coding sequence ATGGTCTTTTTAACCACACGTTCCCATGCATTACTGAAGGTGATACTCGACAGCTACTATCCGCTGAAAATCAAGGATGTCGCGCGCGATTTTCAGGTAAGCGAACGTACCGTGAAGTACGATCTGGATAACGTCAGGCAATGGCTAAAGGAACGAAATGTCATCCTCCATTCTCAACCGAATAAAGGGCTGTGGATCACGGAAGAACAAGAGCATCGAAATGCTTTGAAGGAAAATTTGCAAAGTAATGACAGCAAGACACTCATTCTGCCGCAAAAGGATCGGGTCAAGCATTTTTTGTTCATTCTTCTGCTGTCAGAAGGGTATCAGCGGATGAACGATTTGGCTGATCACATGGGAGTCAGTCGCAATACCGTCGTGGCAGATGTTAAGGACGCGGAAAAGCTGCTCGACGGCTGGCGTCTCGAGCTCGTCACGAAGCAAAGGTACGGTGTACGCGTGGACGGGAGTGAGCGGCACAAGCGTTATGCTCTCGAAAACTTGATTCACGATCTGTTGGATGGAATCGACATGTATCGGATGGTACAAGGGATGTTTTTAGAAAATGGACAAGAAGCGAGAACAGGTCCGTTATTGGAGAAATGGCTGATCAGCCGGACAGAGTTAGGAGAGATCATTTACAGCATCAAAGCATGGATGAATGCTGCTGCCGAGACGCTGGCAGACCGAGCCCTGATTAGTTTATTGATTCGCCTATGCATTGTCGTCCATCGTGTACAACGGGGCCAATTGGTCACTGCGGATGATGCCGAGATGGGAGAAGCGAGGCATTGGAGTGGATACGAGCTGTTTTCACACGAGGTTCGAGCATTATGTCAGCGATTGAACGTCGATATTCCCGAACACGAGATTGCGTATGCGTGCCTTCCGCTGCTAGGGACTGAACAGGTGCCAAGAGAGGCACGTGCAGGGAGGATTGTCTTGGATGTTTTCCAGGCAACCAAGGAGCTGACGGAAGCGGTTAGCAGCCGCATGCTGGCACCGTTGTACGAGGATCAGGAGCTGGTCAGACTGCTATTTGCTCATCTGGATGACAGTTTGAACCGTTATCGTCAGGGCGTCCTTTTTGCGAATCCACTGACGGAGGAGATTCGCCGTTCATACGCACGCATGTTTGATGCTGTTAAACGCTCTTGCGAAGAAGTGTTTTGGCATCGCGGGGTCTACTGGCTTGATGCAGACATTGCTTACTTTGTCCTGCATTTCCAAGCAGGTTATGATCGATGGCTGGAGCAGAAAAAGGCAGATGCGCTCGTCGTTTGCGGAACAGGCAGAGGGACTTCACGGTTTTTGAAAACGTACCTGGAAAGCGAATTGCGTTCACTTCGGGTCGTAGGTCTGTGTTCCAGCACAGAGGTAGAGAAGTATTTGGCGAGTCGTCGCGTAGATGTCATTATCAGTGTCTTGCCGATTAAAGCCGAGGTGCCAGTTGTGATTGTCAGTCCTCTTCCAACACGCCAAGATATCAACCAGATTCAGAACTGTCTGGAAGCGTTGCAAGTGGAGGATGGAAATCGACAGCAGGCTGTGAATTCTCGCAAGGAAGCTTGGTTTCCCACGCTGACTGCTGATCTCAATCCATCAGATTTACCCGTGGTGGAGAGGCTGTCCCAGGATGTTATCTGCAAAGGGTATGAGATCAGTCAAAAAATCGTGACTGCCTTTCGGGAGTACGTAACGGAACAAACGGCGAGCGGACTTTCGCTGCACCTGCTGCTGATGGTGAATCGACTGGCTTTTGGATCACCCTATCAGGAGGAGTGGGAATCGTCGGCTGAGGCAGAATCGAAAGAATGGAAGGCATGGCGTGAAAAGCTGAATCAATTGATGGCTGAGGCCAACCTCCAGGTTCCGCCTAGTGAAGTGACGGCTATTATGCGCTATTTTTCAGGAAAGGGGACGGTAGAGAGTGAAAGTGGATCTACTCATACACAACGGACGGGTCATTGA
- a CDS encoding YmaF family protein, which yields MAKKKRLKWKLKSKSTARIQRHVHEFLGSTQLAEEGADRHNHRFAGVTGQAIPRGKSHVHVIRSNTDFFNHLHRVRIVTGPAIPVGNGKHVHFVRGTTTFNDGHVHRFKFATLIQKPLL from the coding sequence ATGGCTAAGAAAAAAAGATTAAAATGGAAGTTAAAAAGTAAAAGTACAGCACGAATTCAGAGACATGTTCATGAATTTTTAGGTAGCACGCAGCTTGCAGAAGAAGGAGCAGATCGACACAATCACCGTTTTGCTGGCGTCACTGGTCAAGCAATCCCAAGAGGAAAAAGCCACGTTCATGTCATTCGGTCAAATACAGACTTCTTCAATCATCTCCATCGCGTGCGAATTGTAACTGGACCCGCAATTCCGGTTGGAAATGGAAAGCATGTTCATTTTGTGAGAGGAACTACCACGTTTAACGATGGTCACGTCCACCGGTTCAAATTCGCGACGTTGATCCAGAAGCCACTCCTCTAA